The genomic region CGTCGCTCAGGGTATATACGTTGCTCCCTTCGGCATAGGCAAACAGCACGCCGTGGCGGGCACCCTCGGCCGCCGCGAAGTGCTGCACGTATTCGCCCGCCGCATCGGCCAGCGGTGCGGCTACGCGGGCGCCGTTGTCGCGTAACTGCGTCAGCAAGGCCACTTCGCCCCGAATCTCGTCCAGGGAGCGGTGCGCCTCGCGGTATATCTTCAGGATGTACTTCGCGGCGGCGCCCTCTAGCACGTACGTGTCGCTAACGCCGCGTAGCAGGTACCGGCACGTCAGGCCCGTGAAACCATATGCCTGCTCAATGTATGGACGTAAGGCTGCGGCAGACAGGGTAGAATACTGAGTAGGGAAAAGGCTCATAAGCGGTAGTTTGCAGAAAATACAGCCGCAAAAATGCAGTATCCGACCAATCAATAGTCGGCACGCAGTAAAAAAAGCAGCCCTACCCCTCCTACTTGCGTCGGTGATGCGTAGTTTGCTTTCTTAGCTGCGCTCCTATGACATCACACCTACTTTCTCGCTTGGGCCTGACTGCGGCCGCTTTCCTGCTTCCTACCCTACCCCTGTTAGCCCAAACTCCACAGCCGCAGTCGGCTTACGCTGAGCCGGCCGTATCACCGGACCACCAGGAGCTGGCCTTCGTGTCGGGTGGCGACATCTGGACGGTGCCGGTAGCCGGTGGCGAGGCTCGTCTGCTGGTGGCCCACCCGGCCACCGAGGGGCGGCCGCTCTACTCGCCAGATGGCACCCAACTGGCTTTCACCTCCACCCGCACCGGCAACGGCGACGTGTACGTGCTCACGCTCGCCACCGGCGCCCTGCGCCGCCTGACGTTCGACGACGCCCCGGAGCAGTTGGATGCGTGGTCGGCCGATGGCAAGTGGCTCTACTTCTCCTCCACCAGCCACGACATTGCCTCCATGAACGACATTTACCGGGTGCGCCTCACCGGCGGCACGCCTATGCCGGTAAGTGCCGACCACTACGCCAACGAGTTCTTTGCGGCTCCCTCGCCCGACGGTACTACCCTGGCCTTCGCAGCCCGCGGCATTGCCGATCGCCAATGGTGGCGGCACGGCCACAGCCACTTAGACGAGGCCGAAATCTGGCTACGACGTGAGCAAAATGGCACGCCTACTTACACGGCCCTCACGCAGGGCGGTGCCAAGGACCTGTGGCCTATGTGGGCAGCCGGCGGGCAGCAGCTGTTTTTCGTATCGGACCGCAACGGGGCCGAAAACATTTGGCGGATGGACGCCAACGGCAGCAATCCTACCCCCTCACCAGCTTCAAGGAAGGAAGGGTGCTGTGGCCGACTATTTCTGTTGATGGTCAACTGATTGTATTTGAGCGCGACTTCAAAATTTGGTCGATGGACACCCGTAACGGGCAGGTGCGCGAGGTGAACATCCGGCGACGGGGCGCACCGGCGGGCAACGTGGTGGAGCGCCAGCGCTTCACGGACCGCTTGCAGGAGCTGGCCCTCTCGCCTGATGGCAAGAAGGTAGCGTTTATCATTCATGGTGAAGTATTTGCCGCATCAGCGGCCGAGGGTGGCGAGGCGGTCCGCATCACCACCACACCCGGAGCCGAGTCGGATGTGTCGTGGTTGCCCGATAGCCGCGGGCTGGTGTACGTGGGCGAGCGAAACGGTACGGCCCACGTGTATCGCTACGACATCGGCACCGGCCAGGAAACCGCCCTCACCAGCGCCCCCGCCAACGATGCCGCCCCGCGCCTCTCACCCGATGGCCGCCAGCTAGCCTATGAGCACGACGCCAAGGAATTGCGCGTACTCGACCTCACCACCAAAAAGGAAAAGGTAATAGCCTCCGCCAGCTTCGACCGGCCGCCCCTGCATGCCGACCGATCCTTCACCTGGTCGCCTGATGGCAAGTGGCTGGCCTTCATGCCGAACCGGGGTAGGCGCTTCACCAACGTATCGGTAGTGCCGGCAGCGGGCGGCGAGGCCCGGCCGGTGAGCTTTGTGGCGAATGCCAACAGCACGGCTGTGTCGTGGAGTCCCGATGGTAAGTATATCCTGTTCGACACGGGTCAGCGCACTGAGGATGCACAGATTGCCCGCATCGATTTGCAACTGCGCACCCCGCGCTTCCGCGAGGACCAGTTCCGCGACTTGTTCCGTGACCCGGCGCCGTCCGTCCCTACCCCCACCGACAAAAACACGGCCCCTACCCTGAAGCCAGCTGCTCCCGCTGGCCCTGACAGAGCCGCTACGGCTGCTCTGCTCGACTCGACCGGCACCAAGGGCAAAGCCAAAACCAGCCCGCTGAAAGGCCCTGTCAGCATCAATTTCACGGATATTCGGCGGCGCTTAAGCTTGCTACCTATTGGCCTGAACGTAGGCGCCCACCGCATCAGCCCCGACGGCAAGTGGCTAGTGGTCACGGGCTACGCGGCTAATCAGTCGAACCTCTACCTATACTCGCTGGATGAGCTGGGCAAGGAAGGCAGCGTGGCCCGGCAGCTGACCTCTACCACCGGCAGCAAGCGTGAGGCGCAGTTTTCGCCCGACAGCAAGAAGATCTACTACCTCGACCAAGGCAAAATTCAGGTAGTGCCTGTGGAAGCCGGCGGCAAGGCGCAGCCCCTGGCCGTGTCGGCCGAAATGGAAGTGGATTTCGATCAGGAAAAGCTGGCCGTGTTCGATCAGGCGTGGAGCTACCTGCACGACCACTTTGCTGATGCCAAGTTCAACGGGGTGGACTGGACCGCCGAGCGCGCCCGCTACGCCCCGCTCATTGCCGGCGCCGAAACGCCCGATGAGGCCCGCCGCCTCACCAACCTGATGATTGGCGAGCTGAATGCCTCCCACCTGGGCCTGAACCCCGGCGGCTCGGGTAGCAGCGGCATTGCGCCCGCCACCGGCCGGCTGGGCCTGCACTTCGATGCAGCAGAGTATGAGCAGCACGGCCGCTTGCGTGTGACGGAAGTCCTACCCCTCAGCGCGGGTGCCTTGGCCGGCATTCGCCCCGGCGAGATACTGGAAGCCGTTGACGGTGTGCCGATTACTGCCACCACTAATCTGGAAGACCTGCTGCAATACAAGGTAAACCGCCGCGTGACATTGCGCTTGGCGGGTGCGGCTACCCCTACCCTCACTACCTCGGGTAAGCGCGGCAAGAAGCAAAAGGCTACCGTTGCGCCAGCCCGCGCGGCTACCCGCGAAGTGGTGGTGCGCCCACTCAGCCGCGACACCGAGAAGGGCCTCGCTTACCGGCAGTGGGTGGAGGAGCGCCGCGCCTACGTGGACAAAGTCAGCGGCGGGCGGCTGGGCTACGTGCACATGTACGATATGTCGGCCAACTCCCTGGCACAACTCTACCTTGACCTGGACACCGAAAACCTGGGCCGCGACGGCGTGGTGGTGGACGTGCGCAACAACAACGGCGGCTTCGTGAACGTGTATGCCATAGACGTTCTGACGCGCCGCAGCTACCTCACCATGACGCGCCGCGACCAGGATGGCCCCATGCCGGCCCGCGCCTCCCTGGGTCAGCGCACCGTGGAGCAGCCTACCATTCTGGTCACCAACCAGCACTCCTTATCTGATGCTGAAGACTTTAGCGAGGGCTACCGTGCCCTAAAGTTGGGCAAAGTGGTAGGTGAGCCGACCGGCGGCTGGATCATCTTCACCTACAACGTGTCGTTGCTCGACGGCTCCAGCCTGCGCCTACCCAACACCACCATCCGCGCCGCCCGCGACGGCCAAATTATGGAGATGAACCCGCGCCCCGTAGACGTAGCCGTGAAGCGTCCCATCGGCGAGAGCTACACCGGCCGCGATGTGCAGCTGGATACAGCCGTAAAAGAGCTGCTGGAGCAGTTAGGTAGTAAGACGGGTAGCACGGGCGGGCAGTGAGATTGTGTTAAAAGCGTTTGTCATCCTGAGCTTGCGAAGGACCTTATGCCCGCAGAACGAGTCGTTAAAACGTTTGTCGTTCTGCCATGAGAAGGTCCTTCGCAAGCTCAAGATGACAGGCGTACTTGAGGTGAAAGATTGGTTTCTAATACATTTACCTGATGCCTACTGCGCCCACCTGGCCACTTTCTTACGCAGTTCCTACCTCTGATGAGGCGCGCATCGCCTATGTACTGCGGCACCTGCGCATGGCTTACCCTACGCTGCCAGATATTCGGATTGGCTACGCAGGCACTCATCCGCAACTTGTAGTACAAGAGGCGTCTAATGGCTTCTTCGAGCAGCAACAACCCTACCCTATCGCGCCCAACTACCGCAAGTGGTTGGGTCGGCAGATTCCTTTTTTCTTCGACCCACATCCCGAAAAGCCATTACTCGAGCTACTGCCCGATGGCCGCGCCGTTATTCACGCGGATATTATTTCGGCGGCCTTCTATCTGCTCAGCGGCTGGCAGGAATACTACTCTGAGGAGCGTGACCTGCACGGCCGCTTTCCCTACGCAGCCAGCGTGCAGAAGCAGTACGACTTCGTGACAATACCTGTGGTCAATTACTACTTCGACGTGCTGAAAATAGCTGTAGAGCATGTCACGGGCCATTCCGTTCCTCCGCGCCGTTGGAGTGGTGCCCCCTTCGCTGCCTGCATCACCCACGATGTCGACAACCTGTATAGCGCCTGGAAAGCGCCTGCCAAAGCCGCTTTGCAGCGCCGCGATTGGTTGGGTTTCGGGCGGCAGCTGTGGCGGCACTTTACCCAGAAAGACGCCTGGAATAACCTGGAAGAAGTGCAGCAAGCCGTGGCATCGTATGGAGCCAAAAGCACATTTTTCTTCCTCACCGAACACCGTAAAGCTCCCGACGGCACTCCCAACGCCGACTATCGTCTACCTCGCATCTGGCCACGACTAGCTGCCCGGCTGCACAATGCAGAAATTGGACTGCATGCCAGCCTCGGCACTGCTACCCACGCCGGCCGGTTGAGCCTCGACTGGCAGCAATTACCACCGCGGACAGGCGCCATTCGCTTTCATTATCTAAGCTGGGAACCTCGTATCACCCCTACGTTTCTCAGCACATACAATTTCGATTATGATTCGACGCTGGGTTTCGCCGAGCATTTTGGTTTTCGTAATTCGTATTGCCTACCCTTCTACCCTTTTAATTTTACCGCCGATTCTTTCGAGCATGACCCACCGCAAATCAAACTTTTTTCGGTGGGTTCGCAACCTCATGATTATACGACACTAAACTCTAAAAATTCCATTCAAACATCTCGCTTCCTCGAAATTCCGCTCAACGTGATGGACACCACGCTCCACCACCCGCGCTACCTCCAGCTGGCCCCCGACGAGGTCCTACCTGCACTGCTCCCGATGCTTCTGGAAATCGAGATGTTTGGTGGTGTATGCACGGTGCTGTGGCACAACCAGAACTTCGACCCAGCCAACACCTACAACGGCCCGCGCCAGTTCCACGACCTGATGCGCTACCTTCGCAGCCGGAATGCCGCGTTTCTAACGGGTACAGAGGTGAGTAGTGAAATGAAGAAATAGTGCGTTTGATGTTTTGCCGATGCTAGCAAAACAATCAACCTAACTACTACTATCAGCATCATCCGAACGCCGAAGTCACCATTTCACCATTTCACCATTTCACCGCTTTGGGTATCGTTCGGCGGCAGGGGCTGCGTAATACTATCATTTCCTACTTCGGGCTGGGGCTGGGGTTCGTGAACACTACGTTTCTGCTGCCACGGTTTCTGGAGCCGGGGCAGCTGGGCCTCACGCAGGTGCTGGTGAGCATTGCTACCATCTACGCGCAGCTCTCGGCCTTTGGGTTTGCCAGCGCGGGCATCCGATTCTTCCCCTACTTCCGCGACGCCGAGCGGCGTCACCACGGCTTTTTGCCGCTCTTGCTGGGGGTGCCATTGCTGGGTTTTGGGTTGATGACGGCGTTATTCTTTCTGGGCAAGCCGCTGCTACTCAGCCTTTATACCGAACAAGCTGCCATAGCTGCCTATTACCCCTGGATAGCCGTACTGGCCCTGTTCACGCTGCTTTATTCCTTGCAGGATGCCTACCTGAAGGGGTTGTATCACACGGCCTTCTCGTCGTTTTTGCAGGAAGTGCTGCTACGCGTGTTGATTGCGGGCGTAGCGTTGTTGTTTGGGATGGGCTACCTCACCTTTCCACAGTTCGTGCTGGCCTACCTGGGTGTGAATAGTGGCCTTACCCTACTGCTAGCGGCCTACCTAGCCTACATCGGAGAGCTGCATTTGCGCCCCACGCGGGCAGTGCTACGGGTGCGGCCCGTGCGCGAGTTGCTGAGCTTTGGGGCATTTGCCCTGCTGTCCAACATTTCCGGCACCGTTATTACTACCATTGATGCGTTGATGCTGGGCTCCAAGGAAAGCCTGGCGGCGGCGGGTATCTACGCCATTGCCAGCAACATCAGCATTGCGCTGGTTATTCCCTCGCGGGCGCTCAACAAGATTGCCTTTCCCTTGCTGGCTGACTATTGGAAAGACCAGGACCTGCCCCGCATGGCCGATTTCTACCGCCGCACCACGCGCTTGCTCACGGTGCTGGGCTGCTGGCTGGCACTGGGCATCGGCCTGAACCTGGATTTTATCTACCATCTGATTCACCGGCCAGCCTACGCGGCGGGCACGGTAGCGGTGCTGCTGCTGCTGGCAGGCCGCTTATTCGACAGCATTACGGGCCTGAATGGCTTAATTGTCGTCACCTCCCCACGCTACCGCTACGATTTGATTTTCAACGCGTCGCTGGCTCTTGCCACGGTCGGCTTGAATCTGCTGTTGATTCCGCGGTTTGGTCTGACGGGTGCGGCGCTGGCGGCGCTGCTGGCGCTGGCGAGCATCAACCTGGCCCGCACGTGGTTTGTGTGGCACAGCTACCAGATGCACCCCTTTACGTGGCGCATTGCGGGCGTGCTGCTGGCGGCCGCCGTGGCTGGCACAGCTGCCTGGCTGGTGCCGTTTGTGCACTCCTACCTTGTGTCCATGCTGCTGCGTTCTGCGGTGCTTACGGGGCTCTATGGGGGGTTGCTCCTAACGTTTGGGCTGGTGCCGGAGGCTCAACCATGGCTGCGCAAGCTACGCGGCCGCTAAGTGGGCAGTGTGGCTTTGCAGCCCTCGTCGCTTCCAGTCTCCCAGTAGTATTCGGCTCTAGAATTACTCGCTCTCAGGCTTGAAATGATGTTCTTCTGTCCCGTTCGTTTCTTATTCGGATGGGCACTTACTACCTTCGCCCTACCCTTTCACCTCATCAGCTGCTCATGTCTGCTACCACGCCTACCCCGCAAGAACTAGAGAAACAAGCCGCCGCCACCGCTGCGTTGCGCTGGGTGCGCGACGGCATGCTGGTAGGCCTAGGTACGGGTAGCACGGCGGCGCCGTTCATTCGGGCATTAGGTGAGGCAGTACGCACCGGACACCTGCGCGTGCAGGCCACAGCTACTTCCGAAGCTAGCGACGCGCTGGCCCGCGAGGTAGGCATCCCCATGGTACCTCCTCAGCGCGGCATGCGCTTTGATCTGACTGTAGATGGTGCCGATGAGCTGGACTCGCATTTGCGCCTCATTAAAGGCGGCGGCGGGGCGCTGCTACGCGAAAAAGTGCTGGCTACGGCCTCCAACTATCTTCTGATTGTGGCCGATTCGTCGAAGGCGGTGCCGCAGTTGGGCAAGTTTCCGCTGCCCCTGGAGGTGGTACCGTTTGCCCTACCCTGGGTGATGGATGCGGTGGCCGAGCTGGGCGCCAACCCCGTAGTACGCGTCAGCAAGACGGATGCCGCGCAGCAGGTGCTTTCCGATCAGGGCAACTTACTGGTTGACTGCCATTTCGGGCAGATTAACGATCCGGCACAACTTGCCACGCAATTGAAAACTATTCCGGGACTGGTAGAGCACGGGTTGTTTTTGGGTCTGGCCAACGCTGCGCTGGTAGCCCACGGCGAGCAGGTACAGGTGTTGCAAGCCGGCATGGCCCCCATGCCGGTAGCGGCGTATACCGACTTTCCGCGTTAGAAAATAAGTCCGCCGAAGCGGGCTGCCTTGTACCCTCACACGCCACCGACCGCAAGGCCGGGCGGCTTTGTTATGGCAAGCTGCTTGTTGCTTTGCAGCGGTATGTATAGCAGTTGTAGAGCACCCTCCGGCTAACTGCACATCTTTCTCGAGAGCTCCGGATAGGAACGTTGCGCAGCGAGCATTTTGGGAAATCGAAATTTCACCTCGCGCAGCCAGGCATACGCCGACTCTACATCGTCGAACATTACCACCACTGGCCCATCTATCTGATACAGCGCAATATTAATCCAGGACTGCGTATCGATGGTAGGCGGGTACGTCCAGGCCAGGTATTCGATGGGTGACAGCTTCATACGTGGCAAGCACTCCGTTGCCAACCACGATGCCACCTCCGGCGACAAACCAGTGACGCTGGTATTGTCGTTGAGCACGCGTGCGTAGCTTTTCTGGCGGAAACACTGCGCTACGGCTGCGCAACTCTCCTGCACCAAACAGAGGGTCAGGTTGCCTTGCCAATCCAGGTATAGCCAGTCATTCTTAGCATCATGAAAAACAGATAAGACTGGTGTAGTAGCGAGTAGCTGTAGATGCATAGAGTGACGTTAGGGGTAGGAAGAGCAGTGGTGCAGAGGGCGGCCATACGGTTTAGGACGATTTTGCCACACTCGCTTTTTAGAGGCAAAGCAAAAGATAGGCCTTTAATCCAACACAACTAGCTATTGAAACATAATAAGGCGACTATTTATCAGAATAAAACAAGCCGTATGTGCTTTTATCCCTTTTGATTAGCACCTCCGTTTTTGATTCATTCCGATACAAACAACAAAATTTTATACCAATTATAAATCCGTAGACAAACTCCCTTCGTAAGTATACGCCTCAGAAAAAGCATTCCCGTGGCGCAGCATATATCAACCGTACAAAACCTGTTTCAGCCAGAAATTTATTTAGAAGCCATCCTGCGTCAGCAGGCGCAACAACTGGCAGGACGCCCGGGCTGGCCCAGCACAGTAGCCGCTGTGTACCAGTGCCTTCTCGACCAGATCGAAGCCGACGTGCTGGCTGGACCGTGCCTGCACTAATCAGCTAGTAGCTTTTCTGGACTTTGTAGCCAGCGCAGCCGGTAGCACTGGCGGGCTGTACGGCCTAGCTGCTCCAGAAGCTGGTAGTTGGCCACCGCGCCCACAGCTGCCCCTACCACCGGGAGCAGCTGCGCTAGCTTGGCCAGATCAATATAGTCCCGGTACTCCTGCTGAAAGGTGCGCCAGTCGAACTCAGCTGCTGTGGGAGGCAGTGTTTTGGCGTACGCCTCCCAGTTAGCCAGCCGCTGATACACGGCGTTGCGCGTGTGCTGGCTGGAAAACGTGAGCTGAAAAATATAGAGCAGGTAGAGCCGCTCGGGGTAGGCGCGCACGTCGTGCCCGTATAGCGCCGCTATATCAAACAACAGCTTCAGTTTAATACCCAACAGCAACGGAAAATCGGCTAGGCCCAGCAGGAACCCGCCCGCGCCCGTGGCTGCGCCCTCCACGGTAGCGGCGCGGCGATAGTACCGAATGCGCCTGTCTACCTGCGCTTCCCGCTCCTCCAAAGACGCAGCCAGCAACGGGCGACGCGTGATGTAGGAAGAGCCGACCAGCACGCCGCGCACCATGTGCTTAATGGTAGCCGTCACGACCTGGTGCACGCGCTCGGGCAGCAGGCCGTTCAGCCGGGTTTGCACACGATATGTTAGCCGGTTTAGCCAAGAGGGCGGCCGTTGCATCCGTTTCTGCCACGCTTGCAGCTCGGCGTAGGCTTGCTGTTCGTAGGAAGTCATCGTTATACCGCCTTGCGTTGCTATTTCTCGGGCTGTATACGTGTTGTGGTTCGTTGGAGGCGTCTTATCCTCGCAACCGATAGATACGCTCTATCATCTCGACCACCTTTACACCGTCCGAAGCATTGGTCACGGCATCAGTCGGATGCCGCACTGCCTGCACTATATCTTCAATCACGTGCACATGATTGGCGGCGCTGCCCTGGTAGGCGCCATACTGATTGGCCGGGTTGGTGGGGGGTAGTACGGGTAGCTGGTAATCGCGCAGGTGGCAGGAGACTACCTGGTCTAGGTACTGCCCACCCAGGCGCAGGCTACCGTGCTCGGCTACCACCGTCAGGGAGCTTTCCAGGTTCTGGTCCCACACGGCCGTGCTGTACTGCAACGTACCAGCACCGCCGCGCACCAACTCAAACGTCACCAGTCCTGAATCCTCAAACTCCGTGATTTTCTGATGGTTGAAATCATAGAAACGAGCCGTTATGTTGGTGATGTCACCGAACACCCAGTACAGCAGGTCGATGAAGTGGCTGAACTGCGTGAATAGCGTGCCGCCGTCCTGCATGTGCGTGCCACGCCAGCTGCCCGGCCGGTAGTAGCGGGCATCGCGGTTCCAGAAGCAATTGATTTGCACTAGGTATATCTGCCCAAGGCGGCCTTCCTCATAGATTTGCTTCAGCCAGCGGGCTGGGGGCGAGTAGCGATTCTGCATCACCCCAAAGGCCAGACGCCCTACCCTGGCGGCGGCGTCTACCACGGCCTGGGCATCGGCGGCGCGCAGGGCCAGCGGCTTTTCTATTACCACGTGCAGCCCATGGTGCAAACCAGCCAAGGCCTGCGGCGCGTGCAGATGGTTGGGAGTGGCCACAGTTAACACATCAGCAGCTGGACCAGCCGCCAGATAGGCAGCCAATGACATAAAAAACGGCACGTCGGGAAACTCAGCCGCCAAAGAAGCCGCTATTGCCGGATCGGTGTCAATAAGCGCTACCAGTTGTGCGCCGGCTTGGCGAGCAACCAACGCCGCGTGGCGGCGGCCGATGTGCCCCACCCCACACACAGCGAAGCGGACGGCGGCAAGAGATTCAGCCAACGAGGTTCGGAAAAGAAACGAAAGAGCCGCAAGCTGCAAAAAAACACGAGGTTTTGCAGCCTGCGGCTCTGTATCTCTAGTAGTATTGGCAACGGGTGCAACGGTCTCAGTTATGCTGATGCCAGACACCTATCCTGCGCAACGGCTGCTTAGAGTATTTTTTGCAGTTCCAGGAAGTTGCTGTTGCTCACGTTTTTGCCCGTACAGCCGAGCTTCTGGGCTTCTTTCTGAATATTGGTGATGCGCGAGCCAGGGTTGGGGTGCGTGCTCAAAAATTCGGGTGTACTGCCGCCGCCTTGCTTCTCGGCTTTGATGAAAAAACCCGCCGCCCCATCGCAAGAGTAGTAGCGCGTGCCGTTGAGGTAGATGGTAGAATACTTATCGGCCTCCGTCTCGAAGCCCCGGCTAAAGCGCAATTGCCCCAAACCAGCGGCAATCTGTGCCAGCTGACCTGGATTTTTGCCTAACAAAATATTGGATAGCAAGCTGATACCGAACTGCTGCTGCAATTGCTGAATGCTGTGACGACGGTCGGCGTGTGCAATTTCGTGGCCCAGCACGCCCGCTAACTGGTTTTCGTTGTCCAGGAATTTAATCAACCCTGAAAATACGTAGATGTGGCCGCCGGGGGTAGCAAAGGCGTTCTGCGTGGCGTCGTCTTTGATGATCTGCACATCCCACGGAAACTGCTTGCGGTACTTAAGGTTGCCGTTGTCGAGTACCCGGTTCACTACGCCATCCAGCAACTGGTAGGCACGCTTGTTTTTACTGCGTTCCAGCAGCTGGCCTTTGGCGCGGTAGGTAGAATCGGTTTGCTGGGCAACCTGGGCACCTAGCGCAATGTCCTGCTGTACGGGCAACAGAATAAAGCCCTGCTTAGGCTGATTGACAGCGGCCACGGCTACTGCTGAAATGATAGAGAGGGGCAACCAGAGCTTAAGAAAAGAGCGGCGCATACTGAAGTAGAAAAGAGGAATAAAGACAGATGAGTAGTACGAAGCAAAGAAAAAATGGTGCCAGCTCCACTCAAATCGTTCTACTTACACCTCGTCTTCACCACATCTCACATTGCCAGCACGATATAGCCCAGGTAGAAAATCGGTAACAAACTGCCTAAAAAAGCCACTACCCCCAGACT from Hymenobacter aerilatus harbors:
- the rpiA gene encoding ribose-5-phosphate isomerase RpiA, whose protein sequence is MSATTPTPQELEKQAAATAALRWVRDGMLVGLGTGSTAAPFIRALGEAVRTGHLRVQATATSEASDALAREVGIPMVPPQRGMRFDLTVDGADELDSHLRLIKGGGGALLREKVLATASNYLLIVADSSKAVPQLGKFPLPLEVVPFALPWVMDAVAELGANPVVRVSKTDAAQQVLSDQGNLLVDCHFGQINDPAQLATQLKTIPGLVEHGLFLGLANAALVAHGEQVQVLQAGMAPMPVAAYTDFPR
- a CDS encoding M48 family metalloprotease, coding for MRRSFLKLWLPLSIISAVAVAAVNQPKQGFILLPVQQDIALGAQVAQQTDSTYRAKGQLLERSKNKRAYQLLDGVVNRVLDNGNLKYRKQFPWDVQIIKDDATQNAFATPGGHIYVFSGLIKFLDNENQLAGVLGHEIAHADRRHSIQQLQQQFGISLLSNILLGKNPGQLAQIAAGLGQLRFSRGFETEADKYSTIYLNGTRYYSCDGAAGFFIKAEKQGGGSTPEFLSTHPNPGSRITNIQKEAQKLGCTGKNVSNSNFLELQKIL
- a CDS encoding DUF7033 domain-containing protein, whose protein sequence is MPTAPTWPLSYAVPTSDEARIAYVLRHLRMAYPTLPDIRIGYAGTHPQLVVQEASNGFFEQQQPYPIAPNYRKWLGRQIPFFFDPHPEKPLLELLPDGRAVIHADIISAAFYLLSGWQEYYSEERDLHGRFPYAASVQKQYDFVTIPVVNYYFDVLKIAVEHVTGHSVPPRRWSGAPFAACITHDVDNLYSAWKAPAKAALQRRDWLGFGRQLWRHFTQKDAWNNLEEVQQAVASYGAKSTFFFLTEHRKAPDGTPNADYRLPRIWPRLAARLHNAEIGLHASLGTATHAGRLSLDWQQLPPRTGAIRFHYLSWEPRITPTFLSTYNFDYDSTLGFAEHFGFRNSYCLPFYPFNFTADSFEHDPPQIKLFSVGSQPHDYTTLNSKNSIQTSRFLEIPLNVMDTTLHHPRYLQLAPDEVLPALLPMLLEIEMFGGVCTVLWHNQNFDPANTYNGPRQFHDLMRYLRSRNAAFLTGTEVSSEMKK
- a CDS encoding EcsC family protein → MTSYEQQAYAELQAWQKRMQRPPSWLNRLTYRVQTRLNGLLPERVHQVVTATIKHMVRGVLVGSSYITRRPLLAASLEEREAQVDRRIRYYRRAATVEGAATGAGGFLLGLADFPLLLGIKLKLLFDIAALYGHDVRAYPERLYLLYIFQLTFSSQHTRNAVYQRLANWEAYAKTLPPTAAEFDWRTFQQEYRDYIDLAKLAQLLPVVGAAVGAVANYQLLEQLGRTARQCYRLRWLQSPEKLLAD
- a CDS encoding lipopolysaccharide biosynthesis protein, with protein sequence MGIVRRQGLRNTIISYFGLGLGFVNTTFLLPRFLEPGQLGLTQVLVSIATIYAQLSAFGFASAGIRFFPYFRDAERRHHGFLPLLLGVPLLGFGLMTALFFLGKPLLLSLYTEQAAIAAYYPWIAVLALFTLLYSLQDAYLKGLYHTAFSSFLQEVLLRVLIAGVALLFGMGYLTFPQFVLAYLGVNSGLTLLLAAYLAYIGELHLRPTRAVLRVRPVRELLSFGAFALLSNISGTVITTIDALMLGSKESLAAAGIYAIASNISIALVIPSRALNKIAFPLLADYWKDQDLPRMADFYRRTTRLLTVLGCWLALGIGLNLDFIYHLIHRPAYAAGTVAVLLLLAGRLFDSITGLNGLIVVTSPRYRYDLIFNASLALATVGLNLLLIPRFGLTGAALAALLALASINLARTWFVWHSYQMHPFTWRIAGVLLAAAVAGTAAWLVPFVHSYLVSMLLRSAVLTGLYGGLLLTFGLVPEAQPWLRKLRGR
- a CDS encoding LpqB family beta-propeller domain-containing protein, with translation MADGRQRQQSYPLTSFKEGRVLWPTISVDGQLIVFERDFKIWSMDTRNGQVREVNIRRRGAPAGNVVERQRFTDRLQELALSPDGKKVAFIIHGEVFAASAAEGGEAVRITTTPGAESDVSWLPDSRGLVYVGERNGTAHVYRYDIGTGQETALTSAPANDAAPRLSPDGRQLAYEHDAKELRVLDLTTKKEKVIASASFDRPPLHADRSFTWSPDGKWLAFMPNRGRRFTNVSVVPAAGGEARPVSFVANANSTAVSWSPDGKYILFDTGQRTEDAQIARIDLQLRTPRFREDQFRDLFRDPAPSVPTPTDKNTAPTLKPAAPAGPDRAATAALLDSTGTKGKAKTSPLKGPVSINFTDIRRRLSLLPIGLNVGAHRISPDGKWLVVTGYAANQSNLYLYSLDELGKEGSVARQLTSTTGSKREAQFSPDSKKIYYLDQGKIQVVPVEAGGKAQPLAVSAEMEVDFDQEKLAVFDQAWSYLHDHFADAKFNGVDWTAERARYAPLIAGAETPDEARRLTNLMIGELNASHLGLNPGGSGSSGIAPATGRLGLHFDAAEYEQHGRLRVTEVLPLSAGALAGIRPGEILEAVDGVPITATTNLEDLLQYKVNRRVTLRLAGAATPTLTTSGKRGKKQKATVAPARAATREVVVRPLSRDTEKGLAYRQWVEERRAYVDKVSGGRLGYVHMYDMSANSLAQLYLDLDTENLGRDGVVVDVRNNNGGFVNVYAIDVLTRRSYLTMTRRDQDGPMPARASLGQRTVEQPTILVTNQHSLSDAEDFSEGYRALKLGKVVGEPTGGWIIFTYNVSLLDGSSLRLPNTTIRAARDGQIMEMNPRPVDVAVKRPIGESYTGRDVQLDTAVKELLEQLGSKTGSTGGQ
- a CDS encoding Gfo/Idh/MocA family protein → MAESLAAVRFAVCGVGHIGRRHAALVARQAGAQLVALIDTDPAIAASLAAEFPDVPFFMSLAAYLAAGPAADVLTVATPNHLHAPQALAGLHHGLHVVIEKPLALRAADAQAVVDAAARVGRLAFGVMQNRYSPPARWLKQIYEEGRLGQIYLVQINCFWNRDARYYRPGSWRGTHMQDGGTLFTQFSHFIDLLYWVFGDITNITARFYDFNHQKITEFEDSGLVTFELVRGGAGTLQYSTAVWDQNLESSLTVVAEHGSLRLGGQYLDQVVSCHLRDYQLPVLPPTNPANQYGAYQGSAANHVHVIEDIVQAVRHPTDAVTNASDGVKVVEMIERIYRLRG